TGACCCGCGGCATGCCGAGCGCATAGCTGCTCTTCGGACAGATCGCGTCGTCCCACGGCGAATTGACCGTACAGTTCGAGACGCGGACGTTCCTGCAGCAATCGATGTCGAAGCCGTCGCGGTTGGTATCGACCAGCACATTGTCGATGGTCAGATTGTCCACGCCGGTCGCGAGCAGCGCGAACCAGCCGCCCTCCAGGATCTTGAAGTCGCTCAGCGTGACGTTGCGGCAATTCTTGAGCGCGATCGCCTTGTTGCCGGTGCCGGGGCCGTTGGGATCCTTGAGCCAGGCGTCCTTGCCGTCGCCCCGGCCGAGCCCCTTGCCCCATATCAGCCCCTGGCCGGTGATCGCGATATCGTGGAGCCCCTCGCCCCAGATCAGGCTGTTGCGCCAATGGCTGTGACCGAAATCCTGGAAGCTCGAGATCGCCGGATCCATCGGCTCGGCAAGGTCATAGCCGCCGCGGCCGTCCTGTGGCGCCGCCGCCCCGAGGATCGTCGCGCCATTGTCGAGGTGGAGCGTGACCCTGCTCTTCAGCCGGATCGTGTAGCAGGCATACGTGCCCGCGGGGAACCACACCGTCCCGCCGCCGCGCGCTGCGGCATGGTCGATCGCCTTGTTGACCGCCGGCGTGTCGATCGCATGGCCGTCGCCTTTGGCTCCAAAATCGCGGACATCGATCCAGCCCCGCGCCCGATCCGCCAAGGTCAAGGCCCGCACTGGAGTACCGCCCAGCAGCGCAACCGCGCCGATCGTGCCGCCGAGAAGCATTCTACGCCGGTCGAGGATCATAACGTTGCTCCGGAACGCGAGCTTGGCGGGCGGGGCGCGATTGCGCTCCAGCCCGCCGCGCCCCCTTTAGGCCTTAGAACTTGAACGTCGCGCCGAGGAAGAACTCACTTCCCAGCACGTCATAGGTCGCCGACCAGGTATTGGCGTTCGGCCCCTGGGTCGTGACCGGCGGCAAGTGCCCGGTGACGTTGTTGACCCCGCCGAACACTTCGACCTTGTCGTTGACCGACAAGTCGAACGAAACGTCGAAGTAATTCTGCGCCGCCAGCGTCGGATAGGCGATGCTCGACAGCGCGGGTGCCGAGGTCGAACCCTGGCGCGTCGGGACGATGTAACGGTCGGTGGTGACCTTGCCGATATAGCGATGGCGCAGGCTCAGGCTGAACGCATCGTCCATATTCCAGGTCACGCGGCTGATCCCGCGCCAATTGGGCAGCGGCTGGCCGCAGGTCGGCCCGAACGATCCGGCGCAGTAATTCTTGATGTTGGGGAATGCCTCGACCGGGGTCGAGGTGAATTCGTAGAGATAGGTGACGTTGGTTCCCAGATCGAACGAGCCGATGCGGCCGGCTTCGAGATGGTAGCGCGCGGCGAAATCGATCCCCGAGGTCTTGAGCGCCCCGGTGTTGGCGTTGCGGATCTGCGCGACATAGGGGTCGTTGATCTCGCCGGTGGTCGGGCTGCGGTTGATCGCCTGGCAGAACTCGCTGTTGGCGTCTTGGAGGACGTTGTAGCAGAGGTTGAGCGTGTTCTGCAGGCCGCCGCCCAGTGCCGCGATCGCGCCGTTCAGCGTGATGTTGAAATAGTCGACGCTGATATAGAGCCGCGGTGCGAAGCGCGGCGTGAACACCACGCCGAGCGTATAGGTGTCGGACTTCTCCGCGCCGAGGTTCGGATTGCCGCCGAAATCGGCCGGGAAGATCGTGTTGGGCTGGACGCCGGCACCGAACACCTGGCCTGCGGGAACCCCGGTGGCGATGCAGACCGCGCGGACCGCGGCGGTCTGCTGCGCGGCCGGAGCCCGGCTCGAACACGGATCGGTGGCGACGCCGGTCACCCGGGTGGTGCCGCCGAACAGCTCGCCGACGTTCGGCGCGCGGATCGCCCGCTGATACTGGCCGCGGAAGGCGAGGTCGGGGCTGACCTTCCAGTCGACTCCGCCCAGATAGGTCCACACCCCGCCGACGCCGTCGAGGCTGTAATCGGAGTAGCGGAACGCACCGTTGGCGACGAGGCTGTCGATGAGTGGCGTGTCGTGGATCAGTGGCACGCGGACTTCGCCGAACCCTTCCTTGACCGTGACGCCGCCCTTGGTCGGCAGGCCGGGATTGAAGCCGGCGACGTCGCCCGAGGAGAGATAGGCGTCGGGACTGAAGGTCGCGCTGGTCTTGCGCCACTCGCCGCCGACCGAGAAGCCGAGCGGCCCGGCTGGAAGCTTGAACAGCTCGCCGGTCACGCTGCCCTGGGCAACCTGCTGGGTGGCGAGCGTGCGGTTGGTCGCGCTGATCGCGATCGCGCTGGTACACGCAGTCGAGACGTTCTGGCCGAAGATGTTGCACACCGGCGCGGCGCCGCCCGCCGAGAGCAGCGACGTCTGGAGGCGGCTGCGCGAGAGCGCGTTCTGGAGCAGCAACGTGTTCTCGCTGCGTGAGTGGGTGTAGTACAGGTCGAACTTGAGGTTGCTCAGCACATCCTCGGAAACGCTGCCGAGATCGCCGCGAATGCCCCACGCGCCGCGATAGACGTCGCGGGTCTCGGTCGCCTTGCGCGGCCCGACTTCGACATAGCGCCGGCCAGCGGTGACGACCGCCAGCCCGTCGCCTGCCACCGTCGTACGCGACGCGGTGCCGCTCGCGACCGTGATCGTGCCGGTCTCGGCAAGATCGAGCTGGCGGAACACTTCGCGAAGCTGCGGGCTGAGATAGGGATTGCTGACGTTGAACAGCGTCGGCGACCCGACATTGGTCGGTGCCAGCCGCGCCGCGACTTTGTTGCGCGAGTAATGGAGCTCCATATAGGCGGTGATGCCGTCGGTCAGGTCGTAGTGGCTGACGCTGTTGACCATCCAGCGCTCCTGCGGCTGGATCAGGTAATTGTCTGGACCAAGGTTGAAGTCATCCTGCGGCGTGATCGAAGGCCGCGCGGCGGTCCCGGCGCTGTCGAAGGTGAAACCGCGCGAGCCGAGCCCGCCCAGCCCCGCCGCGGCATAGGCCGCGTTGAGCGCAGCATTAGCCCCGCCCGCAGCCGGGATTCCCGAGAAGCGGCCATTGGGGATGTCGCCCGAACCGCCAGCAAGGAAGCCAAGCTCGCCGCCAGCGCTGGTGCAGGTCTGCCCACCCGGCACCGCGAAGGGCGTGCCGCTGGTGTCACGGTTGCCCGAGCCGGGTACGGTGCAGCCGTCCGACAGCGATTCGAACGCAAAGTCGCCGCGCTCGCCGCGAGTGATGCTGTTGCGCATCAGGTAATTGGCCGAGACGACGAAATTGCCGCGGCCATCGGCAAAGTTGGCGCCGGCGGTGAGATCGACATTATAGACCGGCGTTCCGGTCGGATAGTCGACGTTCAACTGGAAGCGGGTCTCGAGCCCCTCGAAATCGTCGCGGGTGATGAAGTTGACCACGCCGGTGATCGCGTCCGAGCCGTAGACCGCCGACGAGCCGCCAGTGACGATCTCGGTCCGCTCGATCAGCGTCGAGGGGATAGTATTGAGATCGACGACCTGCTCGGGGCCATAGATCGCAAAGCGGCGGCCATTGACCAGCACGAGGTTGCGCGTCGCGCCGAAGCCGCGAAGGTTCAC
This genomic stretch from Sphingomonas sp. LM7 harbors:
- a CDS encoding TonB-dependent siderophore receptor; this encodes MSNHYTRSRLLCGAAFAAAGLLQAIPVLAQAASQPSTVTTQEAQPEPAAEVQDDAGILVTGSRIARNGFDASTPVNVIGAEDIKLSGNLNIEKTLAQLPQAIGSQLGSATSNTVPGGFADVNLRGFGATRNLVLVNGRRFAIYGPEQVVDLNTIPSTLIERTEIVTGGSSAVYGSDAITGVVNFITRDDFEGLETRFQLNVDYPTGTPVYNVDLTAGANFADGRGNFVVSANYLMRNSITRGERGDFAFESLSDGCTVPGSGNRDTSGTPFAVPGGQTCTSAGGELGFLAGGSGDIPNGRFSGIPAAGGANAALNAAYAAAGLGGLGSRGFTFDSAGTAARPSITPQDDFNLGPDNYLIQPQERWMVNSVSHYDLTDGITAYMELHYSRNKVAARLAPTNVGSPTLFNVSNPYLSPQLREVFRQLDLAETGTITVASGTASRTTVAGDGLAVVTAGRRYVEVGPRKATETRDVYRGAWGIRGDLGSVSEDVLSNLKFDLYYTHSRSENTLLLQNALSRSRLQTSLLSAGGAAPVCNIFGQNVSTACTSAIAISATNRTLATQQVAQGSVTGELFKLPAGPLGFSVGGEWRKTSATFSPDAYLSSGDVAGFNPGLPTKGGVTVKEGFGEVRVPLIHDTPLIDSLVANGAFRYSDYSLDGVGGVWTYLGGVDWKVSPDLAFRGQYQRAIRAPNVGELFGGTTRVTGVATDPCSSRAPAAQQTAAVRAVCIATGVPAGQVFGAGVQPNTIFPADFGGNPNLGAEKSDTYTLGVVFTPRFAPRLYISVDYFNITLNGAIAALGGGLQNTLNLCYNVLQDANSEFCQAINRSPTTGEINDPYVAQIRNANTGALKTSGIDFAARYHLEAGRIGSFDLGTNVTYLYEFTSTPVEAFPNIKNYCAGSFGPTCGQPLPNWRGISRVTWNMDDAFSLSLRHRYIGKVTTDRYIVPTRQGSTSAPALSSIAYPTLAAQNYFDVSFDLSVNDKVEVFGGVNNVTGHLPPVTTQGPNANTWSATYDVLGSEFFLGATFKF
- a CDS encoding glycoside hydrolase family 28 protein → MILDRRRMLLGGTIGAVALLGGTPVRALTLADRARGWIDVRDFGAKGDGHAIDTPAVNKAIDHAAARGGGTVWFPAGTYACYTIRLKSRVTLHLDNGATILGAAAPQDGRGGYDLAEPMDPAISSFQDFGHSHWRNSLIWGEGLHDIAITGQGLIWGKGLGRGDGKDAWLKDPNGPGTGNKAIALKNCRNVTLSDFKILEGGWFALLATGVDNLTIDNVLVDTNRDGFDIDCCRNVRVSNCTVNSPWDDAICPKSSYALGMPRVTENVTISNCLVTGNYQVGSVLAGTWKKMPAEFAKDIHGRIKFGTETNGGFRNITITNCIFEDSRGLAFQTVDGGMVEDVTVSNLTMRGIVNAPFFLRLGKRMRGPAGRPIGTMRRISIQNVVSSGANLLPSVIAGLADHPIEDVHFANIHLHHVGGAPTAMAALRPPEAELGYPEATMFGDLPASGFFIRHARRVSMRDVEIAVAAPDPRPAFRLEDVEDADFTGVRVPKGAAFSLDKVVNFRTAGNRWLKDRVIDGPVSGRF